The Lolium rigidum isolate FL_2022 chromosome 1, APGP_CSIRO_Lrig_0.1, whole genome shotgun sequence region CTAATATGATTGGCTGGACTTCATTCTTGATTCTCGGTGGTGTCCAGGTACAATAACAATTATTTTGATATGTACATGTTTGAAGGGAGGTCATTTTTTTTCAAAGAGCCAATGTTTTATTCCCTGATTAATTAACGTTGCTAAAATTATTACGTACAAAATGTGCTTTATTTTAGCATCATTTGAAATATATTCCTTAGACAATCTTGTTGCTGATGACTCTTAATTGTATATCTGTAGAGATAGAACGAGAGCCTAGATATGCAAGATTGTTACTATGTTATTTAACGATAGATGTATCAGAAATTTAGCTTGCAACAGCCACCTAATAAGGCCAAAGGAACATGGAGAGAAACTAGCACAATACTCCCTCCTTTTCAAAATAGGATGCCTAAATTTTTTTGGTCAGAGTCAAACTTTTAAAGTTTGATCAATCAtatagaaaaaatatcaacatctacaatagcAAATGCACatgatatgaaaatatatttgatGATAATTCTAACAATATCAATTCGATATTATAAATGTTGACACTTTTTTCTACATAGTTGATCAAACTTTGAAATGTTTGATTTTGACAAAAAACTGTAATTTTGGGAAGGAAATGATTTTGACCAAAAACTTTGAAATGTTTATTAGAGTAATATGTCTCTATCAAAAAAATTAGAGTAATATGTACTTCAAGAAAAAACattgaccattaatttggttaacaaaatatgtgatatatgccacaaaagttATACCATTTGATTCATATTCAAAACAAgtttctaatggtataattttttaggcatatatctcatattttatgACCAAATTAATGGGCAATTTTGTTTCTCGAAATGCGTATTACCCTAATAAACAGGTATGGAGGGAGTAACATATTCATGACTAGCTAGCCTAGGGGTAAAGTAATAGTGTAGTATACATCTTTAATTACAGAAGCAACATGCTACGTTCATGGATATAGAACACTGCAAAGAGCTAGCATCTAAAAGGTCTCAAGTGTCATAGGCCAAACATGCATGGAGTAGATGACATGACAACAATCTTTCTCTTGAGAATGTCTAATGAGCACTCACTCTCCTTTGCCTTTCATTAATCAAAAGGCAAATTAATTGGAATCTAGTGAAGCTTTATGCCCCAAACCACTAGCATCTAGTATGAAGCATCCCACAAGGAGATGTCTCACCAGGTGGCAGCCTCCCAGAACCCCGCCATTTCACTGATGAATCCACACTGACATCTGGAAAAAATAATTTTTCTTATTGTGTACACTTTTTGTGCAGAAAAATTAGGGACTTTGTGGCGCTTGTTCTCAACCATTGATGTGAAGGTAAGTTCTTAAAGACCAAGCACACAGGTTACATGTAATGCTGGTGAAGTTCTTGCAATCTGAATCATATGAGAGATAGTGGGCTTCTTAAGTCTCACCAGTCTCCAGAATTCAAATAGATCTGTATATCTTGAAAACCAAGTGCATTCATTTAATTTTTAGAACCACTTCTCCTTTATTTTCAGCGCGTAGTGTGAAAATTTAAGGAGCCACTTTATGTTCATGTCAGGATGTATTTTCGACGAGGAAACATCATTTTCCTCAATAAGGTACTATATATTCTCATTCAGAAAACACAACTTTCATGTGTTCGCAAGCTCACCGTGTATGAAGCTCGTGTATGTGCGTGCCAGAAAGAAAATATTTAGCGGGGGATATGGATGAGAATTTTCAGAGCACTAACAAGAGAGGTGTTTTAAACTGCAAATTGTTGGGTACAGATGCTTTGTCCACCAAAAGAGACAGAAAAGAAGGGTTATTGACATGACACCAAATGAGCATCCGGTTTTGATTAAGCTAGTAAAGCTAGCTATCTTTATAACAAGACATATAGTCGTAAAGCAAATAGAGGAGGAATTCATAGCCATTAGCCGCCCAATGTTGCGGCGAAAAGGGCCAGCAAAATTGTTCTAGGAACAACAGTAAAATCACAATATATCTAGCTGTCCATTGACAATATTTTTGTTTCATCTTGTATTCTTGTGGGTTGGCATCtgatcttctttttcttttgtgaaaTTTCACTAGTTACATCTGAAACCTGATTGTCGCCATATATTTTGTGTGCCCATTTTGAGTTGGTTCATCTGGCTTATCTGGTCCCATCGACTACCAGACACAACAGATGTACCATGCCATGAACCGTCACGTGTCCCAACTTCACGAACACGGCATAATGGGTATAGACACGGCATGAGTCAAGTGTTTAATTCTCAGACAAGAGGGTAGTCGCAGAGACAATCATATTGGCCAAGTGTTTGCAATGGTTTTGTGCATATATTATATTATGAAACGTTCGCAAGCCTCAAACACTGGCAGGAGGACGATGTACATGGACGGGTCTCGAAGGCAACCATTATTATTGTCGGAGATGCGACGAGGGGGCTAGGGAATTGGTTCCTGCGCCCACTATATAAGCGGCATCTCTAGCCACACCTGTGGTTTAACCAGGACAGGAGTCTCACATAGAGAGAGCTGCAAGGGTGCAACCGCAACAACCTCGAAGCTAGTCCAAACTAGTGGAAGGTTGTGTGCAATCCATCATCTATCAAGTATCCTTCAAACATCCATCCATCATCATCCATGGCGAGAGGCAAGGTCCAGCTCCGTCGCATCGAGAACCCTGTCCACCGCCAGGTCACCTTCTGCAAGCGCCGCGCCGGCCTGCTCAAGAAGGCCAGGGAGCTCTCCGTCCTCTGCGACGCCGACATCGGCATCATCGTCTTCTCCTCCCATGGCAAGCTCTACGACCTCGCCACCACCGGGTAGGACATATACCTTTCAGTTTGATCGAGTGATTGCTTCTTCAACCACCAGCTCATTTGTTGATCTTGTGAGCAGAACCATGGATGGGCTGATCGAGAGGTACAAGAGTGTCAGTGGAGAAGGAATGAGCGCCGATGGCAGCAGCGACCAGAGAATGGTTAGTTTACTCTCTTCCTTTTCTAATCGCTTTCCTAATCACCATGTATCAAGTTTAGCCACATGTGAGGCTTACAAGTGGAGTCCTCGggccacatgtcagtgacacatcTATTATACAGCACAGTTCCGCATAAGTTTAAAGCTTGACCATTTATTTCACTAGGACCCAAAGCAGGAGGCAATGGTGCTGAAACAAGAAATAGATCTGCTGCAGAAGGGGCTGAGGTATTCCCATTTTTCTTCAATTTGCTACAAGTCACATTCTGATATACCAAAATAAAAACCACAATAGCTCACATAATGAGATGAAATGATGCATCTTTCCAGTATGTGTAGTTTGATTTCCGAAATCCCGGTTTACTTGCACAAGCCAACATTGATTCAATTAGGCCTCCATAAGACCATAACGATAGTCTATGCAACTCACTGAATCATTTCAAAACGCCCCCACTCCACAGACTAAAATAAACTACTCAAAGAAAACGCTGTAACGTAACATAGTTTTCGTTTATCTTACTTCGGTAAATGGACAGTTGGTCTTGACAAAATAGAAAATCATGGCAGGTACATTTACGGAAACAGGGCAAATGAGCACATGAGTGTTGAAGAGCTGAATGCCCTGGAAAGGTACTTGGAGATATGGATGTTCAACATCCGCTCCGCAAAGGTAACTGGCAGGAAGCCTATAAATTATAGATGGAGAAAGTATTTTGGGTACCACTAAAACTTTCTTGTCTAACAGATGCAGATAATGATTCAAGAGATCCAAGCACTGAAGAGCAAGGCAAGTCAAGTACAATAGTTCAAATCTATAAATAGCCAAAAACCATTGACAACTTGCTGAAAATATAGTTTGATTCCATATATGCAGGAAGGCATGTTGAAGGCAGCTAACGAAATTCTCCAGGAAAAGGTACCAATTCTATATTGACATGAAACTGCAAACTAGATTTTGTAGACGCAAAACTTGTGTGATGCCATGCAAGGAAGCAAGCTGATACCATTCGATGTGTTCCTGCTTGCAGATAGTAGAACAGCATGGACTGATCGACGTAGGCATGACTATAGCAGATCAGCAGAATGGGCATTTTAGTACATTCCCACTGATAGAAGAGATCACTAACCCACTGACTATACTGAGTGGCTATTCTACTTGTAGGGGCTCAGAGATGGGCTATTCCTTCTGATGGTAATAAAGCCCTGAGGgattatttgtgttgattattagtgtgTAATATGGTTAATACTTAACAGCGCCAGTGTTAAGGTTTGCTGTGGTACTACTTTGTAATTTGTATAGGCCATATTCCCTCAGGAGTGCCCTTAAGGCCTTAAGTATTGTATTGCCTTGAGTTGTTGTGCTTTGATATTCCCTAAAGAACTCTTGAGGAGCTCTCATGTATGCAATGTCAAATAATTAAGAACTCTGTTTGCGTGTTACTTCAAGCATTGGCATGTTGCTAACTTACTATCCCTCGAGTAATTTATTTTTACATGTTCATGATATTTGTTTGGTGAATGATCTCAGTTTGCTTGATTAAGCAAATATGACGTGCAAACAAAAATTGTAAGCAGCAAGAAACCATCTAAACTAAGTGCCAAGAGCAACATCTCAATGTTCTCTACTAGTTGCATAACAAGGATAAATGAAGCAGCAGCAGAGTTAGAAAACAATCGTCTAAACTGAGTACCAGTACATCTGCCTGAACTATTGTTGATACCAACTCCATATGAGATACTGATACAATATAGTCTCAAAGGTAAATAAATGCAAGTGACACTTACAGTATGACATAGCATCAAAATAATGGCCCAAAGAAATATGCAGTTATTAGGTCAGTAAAGCTTACTCTAGAATTCTCTTATCCGATATGGAATCACAATCACTTGCATTCACAGGCTTCAAGATCAAGGCTCATATGCATA contains the following coding sequences:
- the LOC124683269 gene encoding MADS-box transcription factor 26, which gives rise to MARGKVQLRRIENPVHRQVTFCKRRAGLLKKARELSVLCDADIGIIVFSSHGKLYDLATTGTMDGLIERYKSVSGEGMSADGSSDQRMDPKQEAMVLKQEIDLLQKGLRYIYGNRANEHMSVEELNALERYLEIWMFNIRSAKMQIMIQEIQALKSKEGMLKAANEILQEKIVEQHGLIDVGMTIADQQNGHFSTFPLIEEITNPLTILSGYSTCRGSEMGYSF